Proteins found in one Mucilaginibacter gracilis genomic segment:
- a CDS encoding response regulator transcription factor, whose amino-acid sequence MLKKVLAVDDDPYILDALVELLKYSGYDVNTTPKGDEVFKKIDEFSPDIILLDIMLSGLDGREICRQIKSDKKTSQIPVIMISATPNLTQSVLESGANDFVAKPFDIFLLLDKIEKQILKAS is encoded by the coding sequence ATGTTAAAAAAAGTACTTGCAGTTGACGATGATCCTTATATTTTAGATGCACTTGTTGAGCTTTTAAAGTATTCGGGATACGATGTTAATACAACACCGAAAGGAGATGAGGTGTTTAAAAAAATAGACGAATTTTCTCCGGATATCATTTTACTGGACATTATGCTATCGGGACTTGATGGCCGCGAAATATGCCGGCAAATAAAATCTGATAAAAAAACAAGCCAGATACCTGTAATTATGATTTCGGCAACGCCAAATTTAACCCAGTCCGTTTTAGAATCGGGGGCTAATGATTTTGTGGCTAAACCTTTCGATATTTTTTTATTGTTAGATAAAATAGAAAAACAAATACTTAAAGCATCCTGA
- a CDS encoding histidine phosphatase family protein encodes MIQKTLYIIRHGQTDLNKQGIIQGSGIDADLNDRGREQGAAFYEAYKGVGFDKIYISGLKRTYQTVEKFIDAGFPFEKLPGLNELAWGIYEGKTSTPENKAAFLKIMRDWLEGRLDEKLEGGESPNELQAKQKQALEVIMSHPEEKKVLICMHGRALRLFLCLLTGKSLTHMDEFPHQNVILYKVTFDGSTFEIAEFNNSDHLKNLAPDL; translated from the coding sequence ATGATACAAAAAACACTATACATTATTCGCCACGGGCAAACCGACCTTAACAAACAGGGCATAATACAAGGCAGCGGTATTGATGCCGATTTAAACGACAGAGGGCGCGAACAGGGAGCAGCCTTTTATGAGGCTTACAAGGGCGTTGGTTTTGATAAAATTTATATATCGGGCCTTAAACGTACTTATCAAACGGTTGAAAAATTTATTGATGCCGGTTTCCCTTTTGAAAAACTGCCCGGTTTAAACGAATTAGCCTGGGGCATTTACGAAGGCAAAACAAGTACCCCCGAAAACAAGGCTGCCTTTTTAAAAATAATGCGCGATTGGCTGGAAGGACGTTTGGACGAAAAACTGGAAGGTGGTGAAAGCCCTAACGAGTTACAGGCTAAACAAAAGCAGGCTCTTGAAGTTATAATGAGCCATCCCGAAGAAAAAAAAGTGTTAATATGTATGCACGGCCGCGCGCTGCGTTTGTTTTTATGCCTGCTAACCGGCAAAAGCCTAACGCATATGGATGAGTTTCCGCACCAGAATGTTATATTGTATAAAGTTACCTTTGATGGTAGCACCTTTGAAATAGCGGAGTTTAACAACTCCGACCATCTAAAAAACCTGGCACCCGATCTGTGA
- the rpsO gene encoding 30S ribosomal protein S15, whose product MYLSNEWKSEIFAKHGSVATNTGSTEGQVALFTARIAHLTGHLKKNKKDFSTQLSLQKLVGKRRGLLAYLYKKDINRYRAIIKALELRDIIK is encoded by the coding sequence ATGTATTTAAGTAACGAATGGAAATCAGAGATTTTCGCAAAACATGGTAGCGTAGCTACAAACACAGGTTCAACCGAAGGGCAAGTAGCTTTATTTACAGCTCGTATTGCTCACCTAACCGGCCACTTAAAGAAAAACAAAAAAGATTTTTCTACACAGTTGTCTCTTCAAAAATTAGTAGGTAAACGCCGTGGTTTGTTAGCTTACCTATACAAAAAAGATATTAACAGGTACCGTGCCATTATCAAGGCTTTAGAGCTGCGCGATATTATTAAGTAA
- a CDS encoding DUF2683 family protein produces the protein METLIMHPENKEQLLALKAVAKALKISVETQKDSYDPDFVAMVKGAEKRGNYKTIDPEDVWGSLNLK, from the coding sequence ATGGAAACATTGATAATGCATCCCGAAAATAAGGAGCAATTGTTAGCTTTGAAAGCGGTTGCCAAGGCATTAAAAATAAGCGTTGAGACTCAAAAGGACTCTTACGATCCTGATTTTGTTGCGATGGTAAAGGGTGCTGAAAAACGCGGCAATTATAAAACTATTGACCCGGAGGATGTGTGGGGCAGTTTAAACTTAAAATAG
- the pnp gene encoding polyribonucleotide nucleotidyltransferase has translation MSLNVIKKVIDLGDGRTIEIETGKLAKQADGSVVIKMGDTMLLATVVSSRDAKEGVDFLPLSVDYQEKYAATGRIPGGFLRREARLSDYEVLISRLVDRALRPMFPSDYHADTQVMISLISADKDIMPDCLAGLAASAALSCSDIPFNGPISEVRVAKVDGKLVINPTLTQLQTATLEFIVAGSEYDINMVEGESAEIQEAELVEAIKFAHTAIKIQCLVQKELTAELNKTEKRAYSHEHSNEELKKAIYAATYDQVYAVASAASGKDERGAKFKEVRDTYIATLGEIDDITKSLAKKYYHDVEYDAIRNLVLDEGKRLDGRTTTQIRPIWSEVGYLPSAHGSAVFTRGETQSLTTVTLGAKDDEQMIDGAFINGYQKFLLHYNFPGFSTGEVRPNRGAGRREIGHGNLAMRSLKRVLPAENENPYTIRIVSDILESNGSSSMATVCAGTLALMDAGIKITNPVSGIAMGLITNEMGTKYAILSDILGDEDHLGDMDFKVTGTKNGIVAVQMDLKINGLSYEVLTNALNQAKEGRLHILGEMAKTLTAPREDYKSHAPRIVSMRIDKEFIGAIIGPGGKIIQEMQRESGATISIEEKDNQGIIQIFGDNKESIDKAVTRIRQIVAKPEVGEIYEGKVRSIMPFGAFVEIMPGKDGLLHISEIDHKRIETMDGIFEIGDEVRVKLLDVDKQGKLKLSRKALLPRPEAPAKN, from the coding sequence ATGAGTTTAAACGTAATTAAAAAAGTGATCGATTTAGGTGATGGCCGCACTATCGAGATCGAAACAGGAAAACTGGCCAAACAAGCCGATGGCTCTGTAGTGATAAAAATGGGTGATACCATGTTATTAGCTACAGTAGTATCATCAAGGGATGCAAAAGAAGGTGTTGATTTTTTACCACTTTCGGTTGATTATCAGGAAAAATACGCTGCTACTGGCCGTATCCCTGGTGGATTTTTACGCCGCGAGGCTCGCTTGTCCGACTATGAGGTTTTGATTTCGCGTTTGGTTGACCGTGCATTGCGCCCGATGTTCCCGAGTGATTATCATGCCGATACCCAGGTGATGATTTCGTTAATATCTGCCGATAAAGATATTATGCCCGATTGTTTAGCTGGTTTAGCTGCATCAGCAGCCTTATCTTGCTCAGATATTCCGTTTAACGGCCCTATATCCGAAGTACGCGTAGCTAAAGTTGATGGTAAATTAGTTATCAACCCAACTTTAACGCAATTGCAAACTGCCACTTTAGAGTTTATAGTTGCAGGTAGCGAGTACGATATTAACATGGTAGAAGGCGAAAGCGCCGAGATACAAGAAGCTGAACTGGTTGAGGCTATTAAATTTGCACATACTGCTATTAAAATACAATGTTTAGTTCAAAAGGAATTAACTGCCGAACTTAACAAAACCGAAAAACGCGCTTACAGTCACGAGCATAGCAATGAAGAGCTTAAAAAAGCTATTTACGCTGCAACATACGATCAGGTTTACGCCGTAGCCAGTGCTGCATCAGGTAAAGACGAGCGTGGTGCTAAGTTTAAAGAAGTTAGAGATACCTACATTGCAACTTTAGGTGAGATAGATGACATCACTAAATCGTTAGCAAAAAAATACTATCACGATGTTGAGTACGATGCTATCCGTAACCTAGTTTTAGACGAAGGCAAACGTTTAGACGGCCGTACAACTACACAAATACGCCCTATATGGAGTGAAGTTGGATATTTGCCATCTGCTCACGGTTCGGCTGTATTTACCCGTGGCGAAACTCAATCGTTAACTACCGTTACCTTAGGTGCTAAGGATGATGAGCAAATGATTGATGGTGCGTTTATTAACGGTTACCAAAAATTCTTGTTGCATTACAATTTCCCTGGTTTCTCAACCGGCGAAGTTCGCCCTAACAGGGGAGCAGGCCGTCGCGAAATTGGTCATGGTAACTTGGCTATGCGTTCGTTAAAACGTGTATTACCTGCCGAAAACGAAAACCCTTACACTATCCGTATCGTTTCTGATATATTAGAATCAAACGGATCATCATCAATGGCTACGGTTTGCGCCGGTACATTAGCTTTGATGGATGCCGGTATTAAAATTACCAACCCGGTATCAGGTATCGCTATGGGTTTAATTACCAACGAAATGGGTACTAAGTACGCTATCCTTAGCGATATTTTGGGTGATGAAGATCACCTGGGCGATATGGATTTTAAAGTAACAGGTACCAAAAATGGTATTGTTGCCGTACAAATGGATTTGAAAATCAATGGTTTATCATACGAAGTTTTAACTAACGCGCTAAACCAGGCTAAAGAGGGCCGTTTACATATTTTAGGCGAGATGGCTAAAACCCTTACCGCACCTCGCGAAGATTACAAATCGCACGCTCCGCGTATTGTATCAATGCGTATTGATAAAGAATTTATAGGAGCCATTATTGGTCCCGGTGGAAAGATTATTCAGGAAATGCAACGTGAAAGCGGCGCAACCATCTCTATCGAAGAAAAAGATAACCAGGGTATCATCCAGATATTTGGTGATAACAAAGAATCTATCGACAAAGCTGTTACCCGCATCCGCCAAATAGTTGCCAAACCAGAGGTTGGCGAAATTTACGAAGGCAAGGTTCGTTCAATTATGCCTTTTGGTGCATTTGTTGAAATTATGCCAGGTAAAGATGGTTTGTTGCATATATCAGAAATTGACCACAAACGCATTGAAACAATGGACGGTATTTTTGAAATTGGCGACGAAGTGAGAGTGAAACTTTTAGATGTTGATAAGCAAGGTAAATTAAAACTATCGCGCAAAGCTTTATTGCCGCGCCCGGAAGCACCTGCTAAAAACTAA
- a CDS encoding menaquinone biosynthetic enzyme MqnA/MqnD family protein: MKKIRISAVSYTNTKPFLYGIQHSPNILNKIELSLDAPADCAQKLIDDVVDIGLIPVAAVLNIPHWELVSDYCIGAVGAVNSVFIFSNCKIADVKTLQLDPQSRSSNNLAKVLLKNYWELTPQLITNADDYGKASDANTAFVQIGDRTFGKKNDYAFVYDLAEEWAEFTGLPFMFAGWIANKPIPEDFIAEFNQALKLGLDSRQQLFKELSAIDNFDVQDYLMNKIDFNATAEKKEAMQLFLDYIRML; encoded by the coding sequence GTGAAAAAAATTAGAATATCTGCCGTTAGTTATACCAATACCAAACCCTTTTTATACGGTATACAGCACTCTCCAAATATCCTCAATAAAATTGAACTGAGCCTTGATGCCCCGGCAGACTGCGCCCAAAAGCTGATTGACGATGTGGTTGATATTGGCCTGATACCGGTTGCTGCTGTATTGAATATCCCTCATTGGGAATTAGTATCCGATTATTGTATTGGGGCCGTGGGTGCCGTTAATTCGGTTTTTATTTTTAGCAATTGTAAAATTGCGGATGTAAAAACCTTGCAGTTAGACCCTCAATCGCGCTCATCAAATAACCTGGCTAAGGTGTTGCTCAAAAATTATTGGGAGCTTACTCCTCAATTGATTACCAATGCCGATGATTACGGCAAAGCAAGTGATGCCAATACTGCCTTTGTACAAATTGGTGACAGAACCTTTGGTAAGAAAAACGATTATGCTTTTGTGTACGATTTGGCCGAGGAATGGGCAGAATTTACTGGCTTACCATTTATGTTTGCCGGTTGGATAGCTAATAAACCTATTCCCGAAGATTTTATTGCCGAGTTTAACCAGGCCCTAAAACTGGGCTTGGATAGCCGCCAGCAGCTTTTTAAAGAGTTGTCGGCAATTGATAATTTTGACGTGCAGGATTACCTGATGAACAAGATAGATTTTAACGCTACGGCCGAGAAGAAAGAAGCCATGCAGCTGTTTTTGGATTACATCAGGATGCTTTAA
- a CDS encoding D-2-hydroxyacid dehydrogenase translates to MIKILANDGIDPAGKALLEAAGFFIDTVNIPQDELPARLNEYDAITVRSATKVRKALLDACPNIKLVGRGGVGVDNIDVDYAKEKGVAVFNTPASSSLSVAELVFGHLFTGVRFLYESNRRMPAEGNTKFNDLKKAYAKGIELRGKTIGILGFGRIGREVAKVAIGLGMDVLAYDLFPFNPEVELTLGGGIQVKASVKVATKEEVITQSDFISLHVPFTDKPVLGAEELAQVKKGVGLVNCSRGGTIDELALIDALNSGKVGFAGLDVFDNEPTPREEILKHPKISLTPHIGAATNEAQERIGVELANLIIGYFNK, encoded by the coding sequence ATGATCAAAATATTAGCTAATGATGGTATTGACCCTGCCGGTAAGGCGCTTTTAGAAGCTGCCGGCTTTTTTATTGATACCGTAAATATTCCGCAGGATGAATTACCTGCCCGTTTAAACGAATATGATGCCATAACCGTGCGCAGTGCAACTAAGGTACGCAAAGCTTTATTGGACGCCTGCCCTAACATTAAGTTGGTGGGCCGCGGCGGTGTAGGTGTTGATAATATTGATGTTGACTACGCTAAAGAAAAAGGCGTTGCCGTATTTAACACTCCGGCATCATCATCATTATCTGTTGCCGAATTGGTTTTTGGCCACCTGTTTACAGGCGTAAGGTTTTTATACGAAAGCAACCGCCGCATGCCGGCCGAAGGCAACACCAAATTTAACGATTTGAAAAAGGCGTATGCTAAAGGTATTGAGCTGCGTGGTAAAACTATAGGTATTTTAGGTTTTGGCCGTATTGGCCGCGAAGTAGCCAAAGTAGCCATTGGTTTGGGCATGGATGTGCTGGCCTACGATCTGTTTCCGTTTAACCCCGAAGTTGAATTAACCTTAGGTGGTGGTATACAGGTAAAAGCATCTGTAAAGGTTGCTACCAAAGAAGAAGTTATTACGCAAAGTGATTTTATAAGCTTACACGTACCCTTTACCGATAAACCGGTATTAGGAGCCGAAGAGCTTGCACAAGTGAAAAAAGGCGTTGGCCTGGTTAATTGCTCACGCGGCGGAACCATTGATGAGTTGGCACTTATTGATGCCCTTAACAGTGGCAAAGTTGGTTTTGCAGGTTTAGATGTTTTTGATAACGAACCCACCCCGCGCGAAGAAATATTGAAACACCCCAAAATTTCGCTTACGCCGCATATTGGTGCTGCCACAAATGAGGCTCAGGAGCGCATTGGTGTTGAACTTGCCAATTTAATTATCGGCTATTTTAACAAGTAA
- a CDS encoding Txe/YoeB family addiction module toxin → MHFKAGDRATIKKIEKILIELTESPYTGIGKPEALKYELSGFWSRRINQKDRLIYKVEEDVVTVFVISAMGHYHTK, encoded by the coding sequence ATGCATTTTAAAGCTGGCGATAGGGCGACTATTAAAAAGATAGAAAAGATACTGATTGAGCTCACAGAATCTCCCTATACAGGCATTGGCAAACCCGAAGCATTAAAATATGAACTTTCGGGTTTTTGGTCGCGAAGAATAAATCAAAAAGACCGGTTGATATACAAAGTTGAAGAAGATGTAGTGACCGTATTCGTTATATCGGCGATGGGGCACTATCATACTAAATAA
- the rpe gene encoding ribulose-phosphate 3-epimerase, with product MKHLLSPSILTANFANLQTDIEMLNQSEGDWIHVDVMDGVFVPNISFGFAVIKAIKQYAQKPLDVHLMIVDPDRYLEEFKNAGADGITVHYEACTHLNRTVNKIKELGCRAGVAINPHTPVALLDDIIEDLDLVLIMSVNPGFGAQKFIDNTYKKIADLKKLSQLRNPKVYIEIDGGVDDSNAAKLVNAGANVLVAGNAVFSAANPIDAISLLKHIV from the coding sequence ATGAAACATCTGCTTTCCCCATCCATATTAACGGCTAATTTCGCCAATTTACAAACCGACATTGAGATGCTTAACCAAAGCGAAGGCGATTGGATACATGTTGATGTGATGGATGGCGTTTTTGTGCCCAATATATCTTTTGGTTTCGCGGTAATAAAGGCCATTAAACAATATGCCCAAAAACCATTGGATGTGCATTTGATGATTGTTGACCCCGACAGGTATCTGGAAGAATTTAAAAATGCCGGGGCCGATGGTATTACCGTACATTACGAGGCTTGTACACATTTAAACCGAACAGTTAATAAAATAAAAGAACTGGGTTGCAGGGCAGGGGTGGCCATTAACCCACACACGCCGGTTGCATTACTTGATGATATTATTGAGGATTTGGATTTGGTGCTCATTATGTCGGTTAATCCGGGTTTTGGCGCTCAAAAGTTTATAGATAATACATACAAAAAAATTGCCGATTTAAAAAAGCTAAGCCAATTGCGCAACCCTAAGGTTTATATTGAAATTGACGGTGGGGTTGATGATAGTAATGCCGCAAAGCTTGTTAACGCAGGTGCAAATGTATTGGTGGCGGGTAATGCCGTGTTTTCGGCAGCTAACCCTATTGATGCCATAAGTTTACTGAAGCATATTGTATAA
- the serC gene encoding 3-phosphoserine/phosphohydroxythreonine transaminase: protein MKHNFGAGPGILPHEVLKQAAEAVVDLNGIGLSILEISHRSVEFEAVLDEAIRLVKELFSVPEGYSVLFLQGGASTQFAMVPYNLLSSTGTAAYVESGVWANKAIKEAKYFGGVNVLATAKEDNFRHIPKDYAIPADAAYFHITSNNTIYGTQLHEFPKSPVPMVCDMSSDIFSRKVNVADFGLIYAGAQKNMGPAGTTLVIVKDDILGKVDRKIPAMLNYQTQIEGGSMYNTPPCFAIYVSMLTLRWLKANGGVEAIEKANNAKAAALYEEIDRNPLFKGVCVPEDRSKMNVCFLTENPEHEKPFLKLCDEKDIVGIKGHRSAGGFRASIYNALPITSVYVLIETMQEFAEKYK, encoded by the coding sequence ATGAAACATAATTTTGGTGCCGGACCAGGCATTTTACCACACGAAGTACTAAAACAAGCCGCCGAGGCCGTAGTTGATTTGAATGGAATTGGTTTATCAATTTTAGAAATATCGCACCGGTCGGTTGAATTTGAGGCTGTTTTAGATGAGGCTATACGTTTGGTAAAAGAGTTGTTTAGCGTACCCGAAGGTTATTCAGTATTATTTTTACAGGGCGGCGCAAGCACACAGTTTGCTATGGTGCCTTATAACCTTTTATCATCAACCGGCACAGCAGCTTATGTTGAAAGCGGTGTTTGGGCAAACAAAGCTATAAAGGAGGCTAAATATTTTGGCGGTGTTAACGTTTTGGCTACCGCTAAAGAGGATAATTTCCGCCATATCCCTAAAGATTATGCGATACCTGCCGACGCTGCTTATTTCCATATAACATCAAACAATACCATTTATGGTACCCAGTTGCATGAGTTCCCTAAGTCACCGGTGCCAATGGTTTGCGATATGTCTTCAGACATATTTAGCCGCAAAGTTAACGTTGCCGATTTTGGTTTAATTTATGCAGGTGCTCAAAAAAATATGGGCCCGGCGGGTACAACGTTGGTAATTGTTAAGGATGATATTTTAGGTAAGGTTGATCGTAAAATACCGGCCATGCTAAACTATCAAACACAGATAGAAGGTGGTTCAATGTACAACACGCCTCCTTGTTTTGCTATTTACGTATCTATGCTTACCCTGCGCTGGTTAAAGGCTAACGGTGGTGTTGAAGCTATTGAGAAAGCCAATAATGCCAAAGCCGCTGCTTTGTATGAAGAGATTGACCGTAATCCTTTGTTTAAAGGTGTATGCGTGCCCGAAGATCGCTCGAAAATGAATGTTTGCTTTTTAACCGAAAACCCGGAGCACGAAAAACCGTTCCTTAAACTTTGCGATGAAAAGGATATTGTTGGCATAAAGGGCCATCGCAGTGCAGGTGGTTTCAGGGCTTCTATTTACAACGCATTGCCCATTACCAGTGTTTATGTGCTGATAGAAACCATGCAGGAGTTTGCCGAGAAGTATAAATAA